In Lathamus discolor isolate bLatDis1 chromosome 1, bLatDis1.hap1, whole genome shotgun sequence, the following are encoded in one genomic region:
- the ATP10D gene encoding phospholipid-transporting ATPase VD isoform X1, with translation MADPIRWARYRWQRLISTEGREGSRPSNSSNKCHQSSKAIGKHRIVIPCLGHFKEEYEKVSKLYMSNKIRTTKYTLLNFLPRNLFEQFHRVANLYFLFLVVLNWVPLVEAFQKEITMLPLVAVLTIIAVKDGLEDYSKYKMDKQINNLLTKVYSRKEKKYIDECWKNVNVGDFIRLSRNEIIPADMVLLYSSDLDGICYIETASLDGETNLKQRQVVRGYSEQVSEIDPEKFSSRIECESPNNDLGRFRGFVEHSNKDRVGLSKENLLLRGCTVRNTEAVVGIVVYAGHETKAMLNNSGPHYKRSKLERKVNTDILWCVLLLILMCLTGAIGHGIWLSRYSEIPFFTIPEPDGKLIPPTLAAFNVFWTMIILLQVLIPISLYVSIEIVKLGQIYLIQNDIDFYHEKTDSTIQCRALNIAEDLGQIQYIFSDKTGTLTENKMVFRRCSIAGQEYCHEENAKRLESYQEMDSEDEDSADHQCGSSMHMSKWQGQDCRAVNEPLNRKSLNLLPASHSALGREDGAGGAPPSGHVAFSSPIETDVIPDTQLLKKFSQISSHSCDQSEASSKLSLETMYITDFFLALAICNTVVVSVPSQPRQKMRLSSLGRMPIKSLEEIRQMFQRLSVRRLSSSPLPSVKESLSESPSSFVSKLSVFRMKMASPALDEAAQRAAELHNMDSPENSQVPQELGMVNVAAGCEHNSATSSVELSPLPKLCYEAESPDEAALVHAARAYKCVLQSRTPDQVTVDFAGLGSLTFQLLHILPFDSVRKRMSVVVRHPVSNEVVVYTKGADSVMMDLLRTASEDTNNSEMEQKKIKERTQKHLDDYARRGLRTLCIAKKAMSDAEYAEWLNHHFLAETSIDNREELLLESAIRLETRLTLLGATGIEDRLQEGVPDTIQALRKAGIKIWMLTGDKRETAVNIAYACKLLEPDDRIFTLKSQSKDACALMMSKILEGIQKNTSKKQPGQKLGNASATVSTQSPGFSAGLVIDGRTLEHVLHDSLQNIFLELTEKCRAVVCCRATPLQKSVLVRLVRSKLKAMTLAIGDGANDVSMIQVADTGVGILGQEGMQAVMASDFAVCQFRHLKKLLLVHGHWCYTRLTNMVLYFFYKNVAYVNILFWYQFFCGFSGTSMTDYWILILFNLLFTSVPPIVYGVLDKDVSAEVLLQLPQLYMMSQKSLAYLPSTFWITLVDAFYQSIVCFFVPYFTYYGSDIDILSFGNPVNTAALFIILFHLLIECKSVTWIHTAVVVGSILFYFVFTLAFGATCKTHNPSSNPYWIMEQHMTDPVFYLVCLLTTCVALLPRYLLRVLQGTLFPSPVLRAKHLDRLTPEEQREAIKRWRDDCVVNCRVELHATSRSSSSVTGAVSEESIASVLPTSKTPL, from the exons ATGGCAGATCCCATCCGCTGGGCCCGATACCGTTGGCAACGACTGATATCTACAGAGGGCAGAGAAGGTAGCAGACCCAGCAATTCAAGTAACAAGTGCCATCAATCATCAAAAGCCATTGGCAAACATAGGATAGTAATACCCTGTTTGGGACATTTTAAGGAAGAGTATGAAAAAGTATCAAAACTGTACATGAGCAACAAAATACGGACTACTAAGTATACATTATTGAATTTTTTACCACGGAATTTGTTTGAACAATTTCACAG agttgccaATTTATATTTCCTATTTCTAGTTGTCCTAAATTGGGTTCCTCTGGTGGAAGCCTTCCAAAAAGAAATTACGATGCTACCTCTGGTAGCAGTTCTGACAATTATTGCAGTGAAAGATGGTCTGGAAGATTACTCCAAGTACAAAATGGATAAACAGATAAACAACTTACTAACCAAAGTATATAGCAG gaaggagaagaaatacataGATGAGTGCTGGAAGAATGTCAATGTTGGGGACTTCATCCGGCTTTCACGTAATGAAATCATTCCTGCTGACATGGTGCTGTTATATTCTAGTGATCTGGATGGGATTTGCTACATTGAAACAGCAAGCCTTGATGGAGAAACCAATCTAAAGCAGAGGCAGGTGGTGAGAGGATATTCAGAGCAG GTCTCTGAAATTGATCCAGAAAAATTCTCCAGTAGAATAGAGTGTGAAAGTCCTAACAATGACCTTGGTCGTTTCCGAGGCTTTGT tgagcaTTCAAACAAGGATCGAGTGGGCCTCAGCAAGGAAAACTTACTGCTCCGAGGATGCACAGTAAGAAACACAGAAGCTGTTGTAGGCATAGTGGTATATGCAG GTCATGAAACCAAAGCCATGCTGAATAACAGTGGTCCTCATTACAAGCGCAGtaaattggaaagaaaagtgaACACTGATATCCTTTGGTGTGTTCTGCTTCTAATTTTGATGTGTTTAACTGGTGCAATAG GTCATGGAATTTGGTTAAGTAGGTAttcagaaatacctttttttacCATCCCTGAGCCAGATGGGAAATTGATTCCTCCAACATTAGCAGCATTCAATGTGTTCTGGACAATGATCATCTTATTACAG gTCTTGATCCCAATTTCTCTCTATGTTTCGATTGAAATTGTCAAATTGGGACAAATTTATTTAATACAGAATGACATTGATTTTTACCATGAGAAAACAGACTCAACAATTCAGTGTCGAGCACTGAATATTGCTGAAGACCTTGGCCAGATTCAGTATATCTTCTCTGACAAGACTGGAACCCTCACTGAAAATAAGATGGTTTTTCGGAGATGCAGCATTGCAGGGCAGGAGTATTGCCATGAAGAAAATG CAAAAAGGCTGGAATCCTATCAAGAGATGGATTCAGAGGATGAAGATTCAGCTGATCATCAGTGTGGCTCTTCAATGCATATGTCAAAATGGCAGGGGCaggactgcagagctgtgaatgAACCCTTGAACAGAAAGTCTTTGAATCTGTTGCCTGCTAGTCATTCTGCATTAGGAAGGGAAGATGGAGCAGGTGGTGCTCCCCCTTCAGGACACGTTGCTTTCAGCAGTCCCATT GAAACAGATGTTATACCTGACACACAATTGTTGAAGAAGTTCAGTCAAATTTCTTCTCATTCCTGTGATCAGTCAGAAGCTAGCAGCAAGTTATCTCTGGAGACAATGTACATCACTGACTTCTTTCTTGCTCTGGCAATCTGTAATACTGTGGTAGTTTCAGTCCCCAGTCAGCCACGTCAGAAG ATGAGACTGTCTTCGCTGGGTAGGATGCCTATTAAATCACTTGAGGAAATCCGGCAGATGTTCCAGAGGTTGTCAGTCCGGAGACTAAGTTCTTCCCCGCTTCCAAGTGTGAAGGAGTCATTATCTGAAAGCCCCAGTAGTTTTGTGAGCAAACTATctgttttcagaatgaaaatggCTTCACCTGCTTTGGATGAAGCTGCTCAAAGGGCTGCTGAGCTTCACAATATGGACAGCCCAGAAAATTCCCAAGTGCCTCAAGAATTAGGTATGGTCAATGTAGCTGCTGGCTGTGAACACAACAGTGCTACGTCATCTGTTGAATTGTCTCCTTTACCTAAACTTTGTTATGAAGCTGAGAGTCCAGACGAAGCTGCCTTAGTTCATGCTGCTAGGGCTtataaatgtgttttgcagtCTAGGACTCCAGATCAAGTAACTGTGGACTTTGCAGGTCTGGGATCTTTAACGTTTCAGCTTTTGCATATCCTGCCTTTTGATTCGGTGCGGAAAAGGATGTCAGTGGTGGTTCGGCATCCAGTTTCCAATGAAGTGGTGGTGTATACAAAAGGTGCAGACTCAGTCATGATGGATTTATTGAGAACTGCATCTGAAG ATACTAATAATtcagaaatggaacaaaagaaGATTAAAGAGAGAACTCAGAAGCATTTGGATGACTATGCCAGAAGAGGACTACGCACTCTGTGTATTGCTAAGAAG gcGATGAGTGATGCAGAATATGCAGAGTGGTTAAATCACCATTTTTTAGCAGAAACCAGTATTGACAAcagggaggagctgctgcttgaaTCTGCCATCAGGCTTGAGACCAGGCTAACTTTGCTCG GTGCCACCGGCATTGAAGATCGCCTGCAGGAGGGTGTTCCGGACACAATACAAGCGTTACGGaaagcaggaataaaaatatGGATGCTGACAGGTGACAAGAGAGAGACAGCTGTCAACATTGCCTATGCTTGTAAACTGCTGGAACCAGATGACAGAATCTTCACTCTCAAATCACAGAGTAAG GATGCCTGTGCCTTGATGATGAGCAAAATTTTAGAAGGCATCCAGAAGAATACTTCTAAAAAACAACCTGGTCAGAAACTTGGGAATGCCTCCGCAACTGTCTCCACCCAGTCTCCAGGGTTCAGTGCAGGCCTCGTTATTGATGGAAGGACTTTGGAGCATGTTCTTCATGACAGCctacagaatattttcttgGAACTCACAGAAAAATGTCGGGCTGTAGTCTGCTGCAGAGCCACACCACTGCAGAAGAGTGTCCTGGTCAGACTGGTGCGAAGTAAGCTAAAGGCAATGACATTAGCTATAG GTGATGGTGCCAACGATGTCAGTATGATCCAGGTGGCTGACACTGGTGTGGGGATATTGGGCCAAGAAGGCATGCAG GCTGTGATGGCAAGTGACTTTGCAGTCTGTCAGTTCAGACACCTCAAGAAGCTACTGCTTGTCCATGGTCATTGGTGTTATACCAGACTTACCAACATGGTGCTTTACTTCTTCTACAAGAATGTG GCCTATGTAAACATCCTGTTCTGGTACCAGTTCTTCTGTGGGTTTTCAGGCACATCAATGACTGACTACTGGATCTTGATTCTTTTCAATCTCCTTTTTACGTCGGTGCCACCTATTGTTTATGGTGTCTTGGACAAAGATGTGTCTGCAGAGGTACTTCTGCAGCTCCCACAACTGTATATGATGAGCCAGAAATCTTTG GCTTACTTGCCTTCAACATTCTGGATAACCTTGGTGGATGCTTTTTACCAAAgtattgtttgcttttttgtgccTTATTTT ACTTACTATGGCTCAGACATAGACATTCTTTCTTTTGGAAACCCTGTAAACACAGCAGCGCTCTTCATAATACTGTTTCACCTTCTCATTGAATGCAAATCTGTG ACTTGGATACATACGGCAGTTGTAGTTGGCAGCATCCTGTTTTACTTTGTCTTCACTCTGGCCTTTGGGGCAACCTGCAAAACTCACAATCCATCATCAAATCCTTATTGGATTATGGAACAGCACATGACAGACCCAGTATTTTACTTAGTTTGCCTCCTGACTACTTGTGTTGCTCTGCTACCAAG ATACTTGCTGAGAGTTCTCCAAGGAACATTGTTTCCATCTCCGGTCTTGAGAGCCAAGCACCTTGACAGACTGACCCCAGAGGAGCAAAGGGAAGCAATTAAGAGATGGAGAGATGACTGTGTTGTAAACTGTAGAGTGGAGCTCCATGCTACTTCTCGGTCTTCTAGCTCAGTCACAGGTGCTGTGTCAGAAGAAAGCATTGCCAGTGTTCTGCCAACATCTAAAACACCGTTATAG
- the ATP10D gene encoding phospholipid-transporting ATPase VD isoform X7: MHSHETKAMLNNSGPHYKRSKLERKVNTDILWCVLLLILMCLTGAIGHGIWLSRYSEIPFFTIPEPDGKLIPPTLAAFNVFWTMIILLQVLIPISLYVSIEIVKLGQIYLIQNDIDFYHEKTDSTIQCRALNIAEDLGQIQYIFSDKTGTLTENKMVFRRCSIAGQEYCHEENAKRLESYQEMDSEDEDSADHQCGSSMHMSKWQGQDCRAVNEPLNRKSLNLLPASHSALGREDGAGGAPPSGHVAFSSPIETDVIPDTQLLKKFSQISSHSCDQSEASSKLSLETMYITDFFLALAICNTVVVSVPSQPRQKMRLSSLGRMPIKSLEEIRQMFQRLSVRRLSSSPLPSVKESLSESPSSFVSKLSVFRMKMASPALDEAAQRAAELHNMDSPENSQVPQELGMVNVAAGCEHNSATSSVELSPLPKLCYEAESPDEAALVHAARAYKCVLQSRTPDQVTVDFAGLGSLTFQLLHILPFDSVRKRMSVVVRHPVSNEVVVYTKGADSVMMDLLRTASEDTNNSEMEQKKIKERTQKHLDDYARRGLRTLCIAKKAMSDAEYAEWLNHHFLAETSIDNREELLLESAIRLETRLTLLGATGIEDRLQEGVPDTIQALRKAGIKIWMLTGDKRETAVNIAYACKLLEPDDRIFTLKSQSKDACALMMSKILEGIQKNTSKKQPGQKLGNASATVSTQSPGFSAGLVIDGRTLEHVLHDSLQNIFLELTEKCRAVVCCRATPLQKSVLVRLVRSKLKAMTLAIGDGANDVSMIQVADTGVGILGQEGMQAVMASDFAVCQFRHLKKLLLVHGHWCYTRLTNMVLYFFYKNVAYVNILFWYQFFCGFSGTSMTDYWILILFNLLFTSVPPIVYGVLDKDVSAEVLLQLPQLYMMSQKSLAYLPSTFWITLVDAFYQSIVCFFVPYFTYYGSDIDILSFGNPVNTAALFIILFHLLIECKSVTWIHTAVVVGSILFYFVFTLAFGATCKTHNPSSNPYWIMEQHMTDPVFYLVCLLTTCVALLPRYLLRVLQGTLFPSPVLRAKHLDRLTPEEQREAIKRWRDDCVVNCRVELHATSRSSSSVTGAVSEESIASVLPTSKTPL, from the exons ATGCACA GTCATGAAACCAAAGCCATGCTGAATAACAGTGGTCCTCATTACAAGCGCAGtaaattggaaagaaaagtgaACACTGATATCCTTTGGTGTGTTCTGCTTCTAATTTTGATGTGTTTAACTGGTGCAATAG GTCATGGAATTTGGTTAAGTAGGTAttcagaaatacctttttttacCATCCCTGAGCCAGATGGGAAATTGATTCCTCCAACATTAGCAGCATTCAATGTGTTCTGGACAATGATCATCTTATTACAG gTCTTGATCCCAATTTCTCTCTATGTTTCGATTGAAATTGTCAAATTGGGACAAATTTATTTAATACAGAATGACATTGATTTTTACCATGAGAAAACAGACTCAACAATTCAGTGTCGAGCACTGAATATTGCTGAAGACCTTGGCCAGATTCAGTATATCTTCTCTGACAAGACTGGAACCCTCACTGAAAATAAGATGGTTTTTCGGAGATGCAGCATTGCAGGGCAGGAGTATTGCCATGAAGAAAATG CAAAAAGGCTGGAATCCTATCAAGAGATGGATTCAGAGGATGAAGATTCAGCTGATCATCAGTGTGGCTCTTCAATGCATATGTCAAAATGGCAGGGGCaggactgcagagctgtgaatgAACCCTTGAACAGAAAGTCTTTGAATCTGTTGCCTGCTAGTCATTCTGCATTAGGAAGGGAAGATGGAGCAGGTGGTGCTCCCCCTTCAGGACACGTTGCTTTCAGCAGTCCCATT GAAACAGATGTTATACCTGACACACAATTGTTGAAGAAGTTCAGTCAAATTTCTTCTCATTCCTGTGATCAGTCAGAAGCTAGCAGCAAGTTATCTCTGGAGACAATGTACATCACTGACTTCTTTCTTGCTCTGGCAATCTGTAATACTGTGGTAGTTTCAGTCCCCAGTCAGCCACGTCAGAAG ATGAGACTGTCTTCGCTGGGTAGGATGCCTATTAAATCACTTGAGGAAATCCGGCAGATGTTCCAGAGGTTGTCAGTCCGGAGACTAAGTTCTTCCCCGCTTCCAAGTGTGAAGGAGTCATTATCTGAAAGCCCCAGTAGTTTTGTGAGCAAACTATctgttttcagaatgaaaatggCTTCACCTGCTTTGGATGAAGCTGCTCAAAGGGCTGCTGAGCTTCACAATATGGACAGCCCAGAAAATTCCCAAGTGCCTCAAGAATTAGGTATGGTCAATGTAGCTGCTGGCTGTGAACACAACAGTGCTACGTCATCTGTTGAATTGTCTCCTTTACCTAAACTTTGTTATGAAGCTGAGAGTCCAGACGAAGCTGCCTTAGTTCATGCTGCTAGGGCTtataaatgtgttttgcagtCTAGGACTCCAGATCAAGTAACTGTGGACTTTGCAGGTCTGGGATCTTTAACGTTTCAGCTTTTGCATATCCTGCCTTTTGATTCGGTGCGGAAAAGGATGTCAGTGGTGGTTCGGCATCCAGTTTCCAATGAAGTGGTGGTGTATACAAAAGGTGCAGACTCAGTCATGATGGATTTATTGAGAACTGCATCTGAAG ATACTAATAATtcagaaatggaacaaaagaaGATTAAAGAGAGAACTCAGAAGCATTTGGATGACTATGCCAGAAGAGGACTACGCACTCTGTGTATTGCTAAGAAG gcGATGAGTGATGCAGAATATGCAGAGTGGTTAAATCACCATTTTTTAGCAGAAACCAGTATTGACAAcagggaggagctgctgcttgaaTCTGCCATCAGGCTTGAGACCAGGCTAACTTTGCTCG GTGCCACCGGCATTGAAGATCGCCTGCAGGAGGGTGTTCCGGACACAATACAAGCGTTACGGaaagcaggaataaaaatatGGATGCTGACAGGTGACAAGAGAGAGACAGCTGTCAACATTGCCTATGCTTGTAAACTGCTGGAACCAGATGACAGAATCTTCACTCTCAAATCACAGAGTAAG GATGCCTGTGCCTTGATGATGAGCAAAATTTTAGAAGGCATCCAGAAGAATACTTCTAAAAAACAACCTGGTCAGAAACTTGGGAATGCCTCCGCAACTGTCTCCACCCAGTCTCCAGGGTTCAGTGCAGGCCTCGTTATTGATGGAAGGACTTTGGAGCATGTTCTTCATGACAGCctacagaatattttcttgGAACTCACAGAAAAATGTCGGGCTGTAGTCTGCTGCAGAGCCACACCACTGCAGAAGAGTGTCCTGGTCAGACTGGTGCGAAGTAAGCTAAAGGCAATGACATTAGCTATAG GTGATGGTGCCAACGATGTCAGTATGATCCAGGTGGCTGACACTGGTGTGGGGATATTGGGCCAAGAAGGCATGCAG GCTGTGATGGCAAGTGACTTTGCAGTCTGTCAGTTCAGACACCTCAAGAAGCTACTGCTTGTCCATGGTCATTGGTGTTATACCAGACTTACCAACATGGTGCTTTACTTCTTCTACAAGAATGTG GCCTATGTAAACATCCTGTTCTGGTACCAGTTCTTCTGTGGGTTTTCAGGCACATCAATGACTGACTACTGGATCTTGATTCTTTTCAATCTCCTTTTTACGTCGGTGCCACCTATTGTTTATGGTGTCTTGGACAAAGATGTGTCTGCAGAGGTACTTCTGCAGCTCCCACAACTGTATATGATGAGCCAGAAATCTTTG GCTTACTTGCCTTCAACATTCTGGATAACCTTGGTGGATGCTTTTTACCAAAgtattgtttgcttttttgtgccTTATTTT ACTTACTATGGCTCAGACATAGACATTCTTTCTTTTGGAAACCCTGTAAACACAGCAGCGCTCTTCATAATACTGTTTCACCTTCTCATTGAATGCAAATCTGTG ACTTGGATACATACGGCAGTTGTAGTTGGCAGCATCCTGTTTTACTTTGTCTTCACTCTGGCCTTTGGGGCAACCTGCAAAACTCACAATCCATCATCAAATCCTTATTGGATTATGGAACAGCACATGACAGACCCAGTATTTTACTTAGTTTGCCTCCTGACTACTTGTGTTGCTCTGCTACCAAG ATACTTGCTGAGAGTTCTCCAAGGAACATTGTTTCCATCTCCGGTCTTGAGAGCCAAGCACCTTGACAGACTGACCCCAGAGGAGCAAAGGGAAGCAATTAAGAGATGGAGAGATGACTGTGTTGTAAACTGTAGAGTGGAGCTCCATGCTACTTCTCGGTCTTCTAGCTCAGTCACAGGTGCTGTGTCAGAAGAAAGCATTGCCAGTGTTCTGCCAACATCTAAAACACCGTTATAG